One genomic segment of Gossypium arboreum isolate Shixiya-1 chromosome 3, ASM2569848v2, whole genome shotgun sequence includes these proteins:
- the LOC128290616 gene encoding LEAF RUST 10 DISEASE-RESISTANCE LOCUS RECEPTOR-LIKE PROTEIN KINASE-like 1.4, which translates to MSSINLQLLNVSVLQGTATINNSITYFNCRKEDGDTDGVRINLKGTPFIFSTEYNIFMSAGCGSLTTFSYSLTDEFPIRACLQPICANFATSNVNCATDVPFDLISFAINMKCIYPSNASRRSCRSAFIVDHRYLDSLKTINSNSNDTWTVTHVPATLQWATPKRGLFAESGEHCDITYRYCYMLCIDSLDSTCSSQSSCPHGYDYSNEKDMCKPSHLVDFVTEKMSEKSQYFPIIIGCSACIGTAFALVGAWCLYKVLNRRKYMLVEENMLHEMRLEQFINEVIILSQINHRNVVKLLGCCLETKVPLLVYEFIPNGTMYQLVHKPNEDFPLTWEMRLRIASETANALSYLHSAVAKVSDFGAEAPKSIALEKTHVTTRVQGTFDYLDPEYFRSNQFTEKSDVYSFGVVLVELLTGQKPNFSTQSEEEVRSLVTFFLLSMQKDSLFDALD; encoded by the exons ATGAGTAGCATCAACCTGCAATTGCTTAATGTTTCAGTTCTGCAAGGCACAGCTACCATCAACAATTCGATAACTTATTTCAATTGCCGAAAGGAAGATGGAGACACTGATGGGGTTCGTATCAATTTAAAAGGAACCCCGTTTATATTCTCAACTGAGTACAATATATTCATGTCCGCAGGTTGCGGTAGTTTGACTACTTTCTCTTATAGTCTAACGGATGAATTTCCTATTCGTGCATGCCTGCAACCCATTTGTGCCAATTTTGCGACGTCCAATGTTAATTGCGCTACCGATGTCCCTTTTGATCTAATTTCCTTCGCTATAAACATGAAATGTATTTATCCTAGTAATGCTAGTAGGAGATCGTGTAGATCTGCTTTTATTGTTGACCACCGGTATCTTGATTCCCTTAAGACAATAAATTCAAACAGCAATGACACTTGGACAGTGACGCACGTTCCCGCAACACTGCAATGGGCCACACCAAAACGTGGGTTGT ttgCAGAATCCGGTGAACATTGCGATATAACATATAGGTATTGTTATATGCTTTGTATCGATTCTCTTGACAGCACTTGTTCTTCACAATCATCATGTCCTCATGGATATGATTACTCAAATGAAAAAGATATGTGCAAGCCATCTCATTTAGTAGACTTTGTGACGGAAAAAATGTCTGAAAAATCACAGTATTTTCCGATCATTATAG GTTGCAGCGCTTGTATTGGGACAGCATTTGCTCTAGTTGGTGCATGGTGTTTGTACAAAGTACTAAACAGAAGAAAGTATATGTTGGTTGAAGAGAATATGTTGCATGAAATGAGGCTTGAACAGTTCATAAATGAGGTGATAATTTTATCACAAATTAACCATAGAAATGTAGTTAAGCTTTTAGGATGTTGCCTAGAAACAAAAGTTCCTTTGCTGGTTTATGAGTTCATCCCAAATGGAACAATGTATCAACTCGTTCATAAGCCAAATGAAGACTTCCCATTGACATGGGAAATGCGTTTACGAATTGCAAGTGAAACTGCTAACGCTTTATCCTACTTGCATTCAgctgt AGCAAAGGTGTCTGATTTCGGAGCCGAGGCTCCTAAATCAATTGCATTGGAGAAGACTCATGTAACTACTCGAGTACAAGGAACTTTTGATTACTTAGATCCCGAGTATTTTCGATCAAACCAATTTACTGAAAAGAGTGATGTATATAGTTTCGGAGTTGTTCTTGTTGAACTCTTGACAGGACAAAAACCCAATTTTTCAACACAATCAGAGGAAGAAGTGAGAAGCTTGGTAACCTTTTTTCTGCTTTCAATGCAAAAGGATTCATTATTTGATGCTCTTGATTAA
- the LOC128290445 gene encoding wall-associated receptor kinase-like 8 — protein MGICMVFYFILQLPWLIRAASSDCHETCGSVVIRYPFGIRTGCYYNPWFRVTCNQTTNGPKPFISRINLELLLHFPKIGDTVFVNNPVIYLNCDNKGNNGTTSSASVNLQGSPFFFSSIFNGLGSVGCGYLTAVFHDNLTDPMASCLQQRCSDQTSEFSVYRRRGTTFPTCYAPISEDIISYTASVTEVNNTGPGSNRCASVFINYNNLLVSYISEMKDVAVSDFLSFRRISIRTTHVPAVLRWNPCDLGAELCALANRFDGCLRRCGKVDIPYPFGIEYGCYMNEWFRVTCNETIDGSKLYISSINLQLLNVSVLQGTATINNSITYSNCLKEDGDTDGVSINLKGTPFLFSTEYNIFMSVGCGSLTTFSYSLTDEYPVRACMQPICANFLASDTSCSTDLPSDLSSFAANMKEIYPSNDTKSCGSAFMVDHRYLDSLETINSKKTTLTHVPTTLQWSTPKRGLCFTSGSNTFLNEDRKYSWKNLSQSYLCVCTTYINVDENLFTNSCQGLDESHCHTEYKYCYMLCMDAFGSNCSSSTSCPDGYEYSDERAMCMRISYDPSFFSKKKSQKFPIIIGCSTSIGTVFALLGTWRLYKVLERRKDMKLKHKYFKRNGGLLLQQRLSNNDGNVENIHVFASNVLEKATDYYNDNRILGRGGQGTVYKGMLTDGSIVAIKKPILMAEKVLDEKKLEQFINEVILLSQINHRNVVKLLGCCLETKVPLLVYEFIPNGTLYQLIHELNEEFSLTWEMRLRIASEIANALSYLHSAASVPIYHRDIKSSNILLDDKFRAKVSDFGTSKSIALEKTHVTTRVQGTFGYLDPEYFRSSQFTEKSDVYSFGVVLVEVLTGQKPVFSIQSEDEVRSLVAFFLLSMQNDSLFEVLDRTVKDGPKTEIEAFAKLAKRCLNLNGKKRPTMKQVALELEWIRSPEEADAIEQCADEDFDIDDTIEFSATASCSTSGLILNDSVTLTLDA, from the exons ATGGGCATTTGCATGGTGTTTTACTTCATCCTGCAGCTACCATGGCTAATACGAGCAGCCAGTTCAGACTGTCATGAAACATGTGGGAGTGTTGTTATCCGGTATCCGTTCGGAATAAGAACTGGTTGTTATTACAATCCGTGGTTTAGAGTAACTTGCAACCAAACCACCAATGGACCAAAGCCTTTCATCAGTCGAATCAATTTGGAGCTACTACTCCATTTTCCAAAGATTGGCGACACCGTCTTCGTCAACAATCCGGTAATTTATCTAAATTGTGACAATAAAGGTAACAATGGCACCACTTCTAGTGCTAGTGTCAACCTACAAGGCAGTCCATTTTTCTTCTCAAGCATATTTAACGGACTCGGATCAGTAGGCTGCGGCTATTTGACTGCTGTTTTTCACGACAATCTAACTGATCCAATGGCTAGCTGCCTACAACAAAGATGTAGCGACCAGACGTCTGAGTTCAGTGTTTATCGAAGACGTGGCACTAcatttccaacatgttatgcccCAATTTCTGAAGATATCATTTCCTATACAGCAAGCGTGACGGAGGTCAATAATACGGGACCGGGGAGCAACAGATGCGCATCTGTTTTCATAAATTACAATAACCTCTTGGTGTCGTATATAAGCGAGATGAAGGATGTTGCTGTATCGGATTTTTTATCTTTCCGCCGTATAAGCATCCGCACAACGCATGTTCCTGCAGTGTTGAGGTGGAACCCGTGCGATTTGGGAG CTGAACTGTGCGCACTAGCTAACAGGTTTGATGGATGTCTTAGAAGATGTGGGAAAGTTGATATTCCATATCCATTTGGAATAGAATATGGGTGTtacatgaatgaatggtttagagTAACCTGCAATGAAACTATTGACGGGTCAAAGCTTTATATAAGTAGCATCAACCTGCAATTGCTTAATGTTTCAGTTTTGCAAGGCACAGCTACCATTAACAATTCGATAACTTATTCCAATTGCCTAAAGGAAGATGGAGACACTGATGGGGTTAGTATCAATTTAAAAGGAACCCCGTTTTTATTCTCAACTGAGTACAATATATTCATGTCCGTAGGTTGCGGTAGTTTGACTACTTTTTCTTATAGTCTAACGGATGAATATCCTGTTCGTGCCTGCATGCAACCCATTTGTGCCAATTTTCTAGCCTCCGATACTAGCTGCTCTACGGATCTTCCTTCCGATCTAAGTTCCTTTGCTGCAAACATGAAAGAGATTTATCCTAGTAATGACACCAAGAGTTGTGGATCTGCTTTTATGGTTGACCACCGGTATCTCGATTCACTTGAGACAATAAATTCGAAGAAAACAACGTTGACGCACGTTCCCACAACATTGCAATGGTCCACACCAAAGCGTGGGTTGTGTTTCACAAGTGGTTCAAACACATTTTTGAACGAGGATCGTAAATACAGTTGGAAAAACTTAAGCCAAAGCTATCTATGTGTCTGCACAACGTATATTAATGTCGACGAAAATCTTTTTACTAATTCATGCCAAG GATTAGATGAAAGTCATTGCCATACAGAATACAAGTATTGTTATATGCTTTGTATGGATGCTTTCGGAAGCAATTGTTCATCATCAACATCGTGTCCTGATGGATATGAATACTCGGATGAAAGAGCTATGTGCATGCGCATATCCTATGATCCATCATTCTTTTCGAAGaaaaaatcacagaaatttccGATCATTATAG GTTGCAGCACTAGCATTGGGACGGTATTTGCTCTGCTTGGTACATGGCGTTTGTACAAAGTTCTAGAAAGAAGAAAAGATATGAAGTTGAAGCATAAATACTTTAAGCGGAACGGAGGTTTACTACTGCAACAGCGATTGTCCAACAATGATGGTAATGTTGAGAACATACATGTGTTTGCTTCAAATGTGTTAGAAAAGGCGACAGATTACTATAATGATAATCGAATTCTTGGTCGAGGCGGCCAAGGAACTGTTTATAAAGGAATGTTAACTGATGGAAGCATTGTGGCAATTAAAAAACCTATATTGATGGCAGAGAAGGTATTAGATGAAAAGAAGCTTGAACAATTCATAAATGAGGTgatacttttatcacaaattaacCATAGAAATGTGGTTAAGCTTTTAGGATGTTGCCTAGAAACAAAAGTTCCTTTGTTGGTTTATGAGTTCATCCCAAATGGAACACTGTATCAACTCATTCATGAGCTGAATGAAGAGTTTTCATTGACATGGGAAATGCGTTTACGAATTGCAAGTGAAATCGCTAATGCTTTATCCTACTTGCATTCAGCTGCTTCCGTTCCTATCTATCATCGAGACATCAAATCTAGCAACATACTTTTGGATGATAAATTCAGAGCTAAGGTGTCGGATTTCGGAACTTCAAAATCAATTGCCTTGGAGAAAACTCATGTAACCACTCGAGTACAAGGAACTTTCGGATACTTAGATCCCGAGTATTTTCGATCAAGTCAGTTTACTGAAAAAAGTGATGTATATAGTTTTGGAGTTGTTCTTGTTGAAGTCTTAACAGGACAAAAACCCGTTTTCTCAATACAATCAGAGGATGAAGTGAGAAGCTTGGTGGCCTTTTTTCTACTTTCAATGCAGAATGATTCGTTATTTGAGGTTCTTGATCGAACTGTTAAGGACGGTCCAAAAACAGAGATCGAAGCATTTGCTAAGCTAGCAAAAAGATGCTTGAATCTTAACGGAAAGAAAAGACCCACCATGAAACAAGTTGCATTGGAACTGGAATGGATTAGATCACCAGAAGAAGCTGATGCCATCGAACAATGTGCCGATGAAGATTTTGATATTGATGATACGATTGAATTTTCAGCTACGGCTTCTTGTTCAACGTCTGGTTTAATTCTGAATGATAGTGTAACTTTGACATTAGATGCATAG
- the LOC108476240 gene encoding dihydroxy-acid dehydratase, chloroplastic-like: MQATFLSSRTTVLPATKPATAIPNRRQCLSVTAQSQATVTAEPPSPSAVKLNKYSSRITEPKSQGASQAMLYGVGLSEDDMSKPQVGISSVWYEGNTCNMHLLKLSEEVKRGVEEAGMIGFRFNTVGVSDGISMGTRGMCFSLQSRDLIADSIETVMSAQWYDGNISIPGCDKNMPGTIIAMGRLNRPSIMVYGGTIKPGHFQGNTFDIVSAFQCYGEYVSGSISDEQRKNVILNSCPGAGACGGMYTANTMASAIEAMGMSLPYSSSIPAEDPLKLDECRLAGKYLLELLKMDLKPRDIITRKSLRNAMVIVMALGGSTNAVLHLIAIARSVGLELTLDDFQKVSDEVPFLADLKPSGKYVMEDVHKIGGTPAVIRFLLEHGYLDGDCMTVTGKTMAENAQSYPRFPDGQDIIRPVSNPIKKTGHIQILRGNLAPEGSVAKITGKEGLYFSGPALVFEGEEAMLAAISENPSSFKGKVVVIRGEGPKGGPGMPEMLTPTSAIMGAGLGKDVALLTDGRFSGGSHGFVVGHICPEAQEGGPIGLVQNGDLISIDVQKRAINVELTDAELNERRKKWTSPPYKANRGVLHKYIKNVQPASVGCVTDE; the protein is encoded by the exons ATGCAAGCCACATTTCTGTCCTCCCGAACCACCGTCCTCCCCGCCACAAAGCCAGCCACCGCTATTCCCAACCGCCGCCAATGTCTTAGCGTTACCGCACAATCCCAAGCAACAGTAACAGCAGAACCTCCTTCTCCCTCAGCGGTAAAGCTCAACAAATACAGCTCGAGAATAACGGAGCCAAAGTCACAAGGCGCATCCCAGGCCATGTTGTACGGTGTCGGATTATCGGAAGATGACATGTCGAAACCCCAGGTGGGAATATCGTCGGTCTGGTACGAGGGGAACACGTGCAACATGCATTTGTTGAAGCTATCGGAGGAAGTGAAACGGGGCGTTGAGGAGGCCGGGATGATTGGGTTCAGATTCAATACGGTCGGGGTCAGCGATGGGATTTCGATGGGGACGAGAGGGATGTGCTTCAGTTTGCAGTCAAGGGATTTGATTGCTGATAGTATTGAAACTGTTATGAGTGCTCAGTGGTATGATGGGAATATCTCTATTCCTGGTTGTGATAAAAAT ATGCCAGGTACAATTATTGCAATGGGGAGGCTCAATCGGCCAAGTATTATGGTTTATGGTGGAACCATCAAG CCCGGTCATTTTCAAGGCAATACATTCGATATAGTATCTGCCTTCCAG TGTTATGGAGAGTATGTAAGTGGATCAATAAGTGATGAGCAGAGAAAGAATGTTATCCTTAACTCATGCCCTGGAGCAGGAGCCTGTGGGGGGATGTATACTGCAAACACCATGGCTTCTGCAATTGAAGCTATGGGAATGTCACTTCCTTACAG CTCTTCAATACCTGCTGAAGACCCATTGAAATTGGATGAATGCCGTTTGGCTGGGAAGTATCTACTAGAATTGTTAAAAATGGATTTAAAACCCCGGGATATTATCACCCGGAAATCTTTACGTAATGCAATGGTTATTGTCATGGCCCTAGGTGGATCAACCAATGCTGTGTTACATTTAATTGCCATAGCAAG GTCTGTTGGTCTAGAATTGACTCTTGATGATTTTCAGAAGGTTAGTGATGAGGTTccttttctggctgatttgaagCCCAGTGGCAAATATGTCATGGAGGATGTACACAAG ATTGGAGGAACACCTGCTGTGATTCGTTTTCTTTTGGAGCATGGGTATCTAGATGGGGATTGCATGACTG TGACCGGGAAGACAATGGCAGAAAATGCACAAAGCTACCCCCGTTTTCCTGATGGACAG GATATCATAAGACCGGTGTCAAATCCCATCAAGAAAACAGGGCACATCCAAATATTAAGAGGGAATCTTGCACCTGAGGGTTCTGTAGCAAAAATTACTGGAAAAGAAGGACTCTATTTCTCTG GACCTGCACTTGTCTTTGAAGGAGAGGAAGCTATGCTAGCTGCCATCTCTGAAAATCCTTCAAGTTTTAAG GGAAAAGTAGTAGTCATTAGAGGGGAGGGACCGAAGGGGGGACCAGGCATGCCTGAAATGTTGACACCAACAAGTGCTATAATGGGAGCAGGTCTTGGGAAG GATGTTGCATTGCTCACTGATGGTAGGTTTTCTGGAGGTTCACATGGATTCGTTGTAGGCCACATATGCCCTGAAGCACAG GAAGGTGGCCCCATTGGTCTTGTTCAAAATGGGGACCTCATCAGCATAGATGTTCAAAAGAGGGCCATAAACGTAGAGCTGACAGATGCTGAATTGAACGAGCGGAGAAAGAAGTGGACTTCACCTCCTTACAAGGCTAACAGAGGTGTCTTACATAAG TACATTAAGAATGTGCAACCAGCTTCAGTGGGGTGTGTGACAGATGAATAG